One genomic window of Anas acuta chromosome 14, bAnaAcu1.1, whole genome shotgun sequence includes the following:
- the LOC137864458 gene encoding protocadherin beta-15-like, whose amino-acid sequence MASARQVLCLCALLCVPRVRCEPIRYSVAEEGESGSVVANVAEDAGLTPAQLSARRARIASADGRQHFRLERATGRLVLAERLDREEMCGRSLTCTLAFELLLENPLQFFRVEVAVEDVNDHSPVFPEERITFQILERGDPGSRFPVEAAQDLDVGSNSIQAYTIAPENEYFSVSIRKRSEVDMHVELVLEKSLDREEQPEVLFSLIATDGGSPPRSGTAQIHIIVLDVNDNAPTFTQDVYVGQVLENAPAGSVVLRVVATDPDVGLNGDISYRFSQAVSESQLPFTIDSMSGEIRVTKPLDFETTQKYELSVRAIDGGDLSALCKVLVEVVDVNDNVPEVVVSSFSSPLPENTEPGTVVAVFAVRDRDSGVNGEISCALEDQLSFSLRPAYKNYYELVTVSTFDREETAQYLVVITAADTGSPPLTTTQTFTVDISDVNDNAPVFNQTSYTMYVRENNIPGVLVGAVSAADSDAGPNAKVTYSLRPVHPTERDPCSCISVNSENGHVFVLRPLDYEQVRQLEVLVSATDAGSPPLSTNVTVCLLVVDENDNAPLVLHPAQDSSPPSSELVPASAEVGDLVTKVVAVDADSGQNSWLSFHLLRATDPGLFAVGSQNGEVRLRRPVTERDAVKQKLEVLVRDNGRPPLSATAALSVLLLNSLSQEHLPQQELAVQDEDSSLTIYLIVSLVFVSLLFLTSVAAFVACKVCKRKELKGGHMLYGTGNLQSSLAAGAATGTLPHAYCYEINLTTGSGNSEFKFLKPILPSVPPQHSGTGRGVGDTEDFLPIPNSMGDAALDISGTPSVGHFNGLPFN is encoded by the coding sequence ATGGCGTCTGCAAGGCAAGTGCTTTGTCTGTGTGCTTTGCTGTGCGTGCCGCGCGTTCGCTGCGAGCCCATCCGCTACTCCGTAGCCGAGGAGGGGGAGAGCGGCTCCGTGGTGGCCAACGTGGCGGAGGACGCGGGGCTGACGCCGGCGCAGCTGTCGGCTCGCCGGGCACGCATTGCCTCCGCGGACGGCCGGCAGCATTTTCGCTTAGAGCGCGCCACCGGCCGCCTCGTCCTGGCGGAGCGGCTCGATCGCGAGGAGATGTGCGGCCGCTCGCTTACCTGCACGCTCGCCTTCGAGCTCCTGCTGGAAAACCCGCTGCAGTTCTTTCGTGTCGAGGTGGCCGTGGAGGACGTCAACGACCACTCGCCGGTCTTTCCCGAGGAACGAATCACTTTTCAGATTCTGGAAAGGGGAGACCCTGGCTCACGTTTCCCCGTGGAGGCAGCACAGGACCTGGATGTTGGCAGCAACAGCATCCAGGCTTACACCATCGCTCCCGAGAACGAGTACTTCAGTGTTTCTATTCGGAAACGGAGTGAGGTTGACATGCATGTTGAACTGGTATTGGAAAAGTCTCTCGACAGAGAGGAGCAACCAGAGGTGCTTTTCAGTCTCATTGCTACAGATGGTGGATCTCCACCTAGGAGTGGGACTGCCCAAATCCACATCATAGTTCTGGATGTAAATGACAACGCTCCCACCTTTACTCAGGACGTGTATGTTGGTCAGGTTTTGGAAAATGCCCCAGCAGGCTCCGTGGTTCTCAGAGTCGTAGCCACAGATCCAGACGTGGGACTGAATGGTGACATCTCCTATAGGTTCAGCCAAGCAGTCAGTGAGAGCCAATTGCCCTTCACAATTGATTCCATGAGTGGTGAAATTCGTGTCACAAAGCCCCTGGATTTTGAGACCACACAGAAATATGAGCTCAGTGTGCGGGCAATTGATGGTGGAGACCTCTCGGCACTCTGCAAGGTGTTGGTGGAGGTGGTGGATGTGAACGACAATGTACCAGAGGTGGTGGTGAGTTCCttcagcagccccctccccgagAACACAGAGCCTGGGACAGTGGTAGCTGTATTTGCTGTGAGGGACCGGGATTCTGGTGTGAATGGGGAGATCAGCTGTGCCCTTGAAGACCAGCTCTCCTTCTCCCTGAGACCAGCCTATAAGAATTACTATGAGCTGGTGACTGTAAGCACATTCGATCGGGAGGAGACAGCTCAGTACCTTGTGGTCATCACAGCGGCAGACACAGGTTCTCCACCTCTCACCACTACCCAGACCTTCACTGTGGACATCTCTGATGTCAATGACAATGCCCCTGTCTTCAACCAGACATCATACACCATGTATGTGCGAGAGAACAATATCCCTGGAGTGCTTGTTGGGGCTGTAAGTGCAGCGGACTCAGATGCAGGACCCAATGCCAAGGTGACCTATTCCCTGAGGCCTGTGCACCCCACTGAGCgggacccctgctcctgcatttCCGTGAACTCAGAGAACGGACATGTGTTTGTGCTGCGTCCACTGGACTATGAGCAGGTGAGGCAGCTTGAGGTGCTGGTGAGTGCCACTGATGCGGGGTCTCCTCCCCTCAGCACCAACGTCACCGTCTGCCTCCTCGTGGTGGACGAGAACGACAATGCCCCACTGGTGTTGCACCCTGCTCAGGACAGCAGCCCGCCATCCAGTGAGCTGGTGCCAGCGTCGGCTGAGGTGGGGGACCTGGTCACCAAAGTGGTGGCCGTTGATGCGGACTCTGGTCAGAACTCGTGGCTTTCCTTCCACCTGCTGAGGGCCACAGACCCCGGGCTGTTTGCTGTGGGTAGCCAAAATGGGGAGGTGCGTCTGAGGAGGCCAGTGACAGAGAGGGATGCCGTGAAGCAGAAGCTCGAGGTGCTGGTGCGTGACAATGGGCGGCCACCTCTGTCAGCCACTGCAGCACTGAGCGTACTCCTACTCAACAGCCTCTCACAGGAACACctgccacagcaggagctggctgtgcaggaTGAAGACAGCTCGCTGACAATCTATTTAATCGTTTCACTGGTCTTtgtctccctcctcttcctcacatCTGTCGCTGCCTTTGTTGCTTGCAAGGTGTGCAAGAGAAAGGAGCTGAAAGGAGGACACATGCTGTATGGCACGGGCAACTTGCAGAGCAGTcttgctgctggggctgccactGGGACCCTGCCCCACGCCTATTGCTATGAGATCAACCTTACCACAGGGTCGGGCAACAGCGAGTTCAAGTTCCTGAAGCCCATCCTCCCCAGCGTGCCACCACAGCACTCTGGCACAGGCAGGGGTGTTGGTGACACTGAGGATTTCCTGCCCATCCCTAACTCCATGGGGGATGCAGCCCTGGACATCTCTGGTACACCATCTGTTGGACACTTTAATGGCCTTCCCTTTAACTAG
- the LOC137864463 gene encoding protocadherin beta-4-like, protein MASARQVLCLCALLCVPRVRCEPIRYSVAEEGESGSVVANVAEDAGLTPAQLSARRARIASADGRQHFRLERATGRLVLAERLDREEMCGRSLTCTLAFELLLENPLQFFRVEVAVEDVNDHSPVFPRERVTLQIPERGDPGSRFPVEAAQDLDVGSNSLQAYTIAPENEYFSVSFKHPRKKFIELVLEKPLDREEQPELLFSLIATDGGSPPRSGTAQIHIIVLDVNDNAPTFSQDVYVGQVLESAPAGSVVLRVLATDPDVGLNGDITYTFSQAVSESQLPFTIDSMSGEIRVTKPLDFETTQKYELSVQATDGGGLSGMCNAVVEVMDVNDNAPEVVVSSFSSPLFENTEPGTVVAVFAVRDRDSGVNGEISCALEDQLSFSLRPAYKNYYELVTATTLDREETSQYLVVITAADTGSPPLTTTQTFTVDISDVNDNAPVFNQTSYTMYVRENNIPGVLVGAVSAVDSDAGPNAKVTYSLRPVHPTERDPCSCISMNSENGHVFVLRPLDYEQVRQLEVLVSATDAGSPPLSTNVTVRLLVVDENDNAPLVLHPAQDSSPPSSELVPASAEVGDLVTKVVAVDADSGQNSWLSFHLLRATDPGLFAVGSQNGEVRLRRPVTERDAVKQKLEVLVRDNGRPPLSATAALNVLLLNGLSQEHLPQQELAVQDEDSSLTIYLIVSLVFVSLLFLTSVAAFVACKLLKRKDLKGGHVLYGMGNLQSSLADGAAAGTMPHAYCYEVNLTTGSGNSEFKFLKPILPSLPPQHSGTGRGVADTEDFPPIQHSMGDAALDISGTPSVGHFNGLPFN, encoded by the coding sequence ATGGCGTCTGCAAGGCAAGTGCTTTGTCTGTGTGCTTTGCTGTGCGTGCCGCGCGTTCGCTGCGAGCCCATCCGCTACTCCGTAGCCGAGGAGGGGGAGAGCGGCTCCGTGGTGGCCAACGTGGCGGAGGACGCGGGGCTGACGCCGGCGCAGCTGTCGGCTCGCCGGGCACGCATTGCCTCCGCGGACGGCCGGCAGCATTTTCGCTTAGAGCGCGCCACCGGCCGCCTCGTCCTGGCGGAGCGGCTCGATCGCGAGGAGATGTGCGGCCGCTCGCTTACCTGCACGCTCGCCTTCGAGCTCCTGCTGGAAAACCCGCTGCAGTTCTTTCGTGTCGAGGTGGCCGTGGAGGACGTCAACGACCACTCGCCGGTCTTTCCCAGGGAACGAGTCACTCTTCAGATCCCGGAAAGGGGAGACCCTGGTTCGCGTTTCCCCGTGGAGGCGGCTCAGGACCTGGACGTTGGCAGCAACAGCCTCCAGGCTTACACCATCGCTCCAGAGAACGAGTACTTCAGTGTTTCCTTTAAGCATCCGAGAAAAAAGTTTATAGAATTGGTATTGGAAAAGCCTCTAGACAGGGAGGAGCAGCCTGAGCTGCTTTTCAGTCTCATTGCTACAGATGGTGGATCTCCACCTAGGAGCGGGACTGCCCAAATCCACATCATAGTTCTAGATGTAAATGACAACGCTCCCACCTTTAGTCAGGACGTTTATGTTGGTCAGGTTTTGGAAAGTGCCCCAGCAGGCTCTGTGGTTCTCAGAGTTTTAGCCACCGATCCAGACGTGGGACTGAATGGTGACATCACCTATACGTTCAGCCAAGCAGTCAGTGAGAGCCAATTGCCCTTCACAATTGATTCCATGAGTGGTGAAATTCGTGTCACAAAGCCCCTGGATTTTGAGACCACACAGAAATATGAGCTCAGTGTACAGGCAACTGATGGTGGGGGTCTCTCAGGCATGTGCAATGCAGTGGTGGAGGTGATGGATGTGAATGATAATGCACCGGAGGTGGTGGTCAGTTCCTTCAGCAGCCCCCTCTTCGAGAACACGGAGCCTGGGACAGTGGTAGCTGTATTTGCTGTGAGAGACCGGGATTCTGGTGTGAATGGGGAGATCAGCTGTGCCCTTGAAGACCAGCTCTCCTTCTCCCTGAGGCCAGCCTATAAGAATTACTATGAGTTAGTGACAGCGACCACGTTGGATCGGGAGGAGACATCTCAGTACCTTGTGGTCATCACAGCGGCAGACACAGGTTCTCCTCCTCTCACCACTACCCAAACCTTCACTGTGGACATTTCCGATGTCAATGACAATGCCCCTGTCTTCAACCAGACATCATACACCATGTATGTGCGAGAGAACAATATACCTGGAGTGCTTGTTGGGGCTGTCAGTGCAGTGGACTCAGATGCAGGACCCAATGCCAAGGTGACCTATTCCCTGAGGCCTGTGCACCCCACTGAGCgggacccctgctcctgcatctcCATGAACTCAGAGAACGGACATGTGTTTGTGCTGCGTCCACTGGACTATGAGCAGGTGAGGCAGCTTGAGGTGCTGGTGAGTGCCACTGATGCGGGgtcccctcccctcagcaccAACGTCACCGTCCGCCTCCTCGTGGTGGACGAGAACGACAATGCCCCACTGGTGTTGCACCCTGCTCAGGACAGCAGCCCGCCATCCAGTGAGCTGGTGCCAGCGTCGGCTGAGGTGGGGGACCTGGTCACCAAAGTGGTGGCCGTTGATGCGGACTCTGGTCAGAACTCGTGGCTTTCCTTCCACCTGCTGAGGGCCACAGACCCTGGGCTGTTTGCTGTAGGTAGCCAAAATGGGGAGGTGCGTCTGAGGAGGCCAGTGACAGAGAGGGATGCCGTGAAGCAGAAGCTCGAGGTGCTGGTGCGTGACAATGGGCGGCCACCTCTGTCAGCCACTGCAGCACTGAACGTACTCCTGCTAAACGGCCTCTCACAGGAACACctgccacagcaggagctggctgtgcaggaTGAAGACAGCTCCCTGACAATCTATTTAATCGTTTCACTGGTCTTtgtctccctcctcttcctcacatCTGTCGCAGCCTTTGTTGCTTGCAAGTTGCTCAAGAGAAAGGATCTTAAAGGAGGGCACGTGCTGTATGGCATGGGCAACTTGCAGAGCAGTCTTGCtgatggggctgctgctgggaccaTGCCCCATGCCTATTGCTACGAGGTCAACCTCACCACGGGGTCGGGCAACAGTGAGTTCAAGTTTCTGAAGCCCATCCTCCCCAGCCTGCCACCACAGCACTCTGGCACAGGCAGGGGTGTTGCTGACACAGAGGATTTCCCGCCCATCCAGCACTCCATGGGGGATGCAGCCCTGGACATCTCTGGTACACCATCTGTTGGACACTTTAATGGCCTTCCCTTTAACTAG
- the LOC137864461 gene encoding protocadherin beta-4-like: protein MASARQVLCLCALLCVPRVRCEPIRYSVAEEGESGSVVANVAEDAGLTPAQLSARRARIASADGRQHFRLERATGRLVLAERLDREEMCGRSLTCTLAFELLLENPLQFFRVEVAVEDVNDHSPVFPEERVTFQIPERGDPGSRFPVEAAQDLDVGSNSIQAYTIAPENGYFSVSFGTHSDDDKFVDLVLDQTLDREEQPELLFSLIATDGGSPPRSGTTQIHIVVLDVNDNAPTFTQKYYIGRVLENAAIGSVIISVVATDPDMGLNGDISYRFSNVLEDSQSTFTIDSMTGEIRVAKALDFEATQKHELSVRATDGGGLSALCKVLVEVVDVNDNAPEVVVSSFSSPLPENMEPGTVVAVFAVRDRDSGVNGEISCALEDQLSFSLRPAYKNYYELVTMSTLDREETSQYLVVITAADAGSPPLTTTQTVTVDISDVNDNAPVFNQTSYTMYVRENNIPGVLVGAVSAVDSDAGPNAKVTYSMRPVHPTERDPCSCISVNSENGHVFVLRPLDYEQVRQLEVLVSATDAGSPPLSTNVTVRLLVVDENDNAPLVLHPAQDSSPPSSELVPASAEVGDLVTKVVAVDADSGQNSWLSFHLLRATDPGLFTVGSQNGEVRLRRPVTERDAVKQNLEVLVRDNGRPPLSATAALNVLLLNGLSQEHLPQQELAVQDEDSSLTIYLIVSLVFVSFLFLTSVAAFVACKVCKRKDLKGGHMLYGTGNLQSSLADGAAAGTLPHAYCYEINLTTGSGNSEFKFLKPILPSLPPQHSGTGRGVADTEDFPPVQNSMGDAALDISGTPSVGHFNGLPFN from the coding sequence ATGGCGTCTGCAAGGCAAGTGCTTTGTCTGTGTGCTTTGCTGTGCGTGCCGCGCGTTCGCTGCGAGCCCATCCGCTACTCCGTAGCCGAGGAGGGGGAGAGCGGCTCCGTGGTGGCCAACGTGGCGGAGGACGCGGGGCTGACGCCGGCGCAGCTGTCGGCTCGCCGGGCACGCATTGCCTCCGCGGACGGCCGGCAGCATTTTCGCTTAGAGCGCGCCACCGGCCGCCTCGTCCTGGCGGAGCGGCTCGATCGCGAGGAGATGTGCGGCCGCTCGCTTACCTGCACGCTCGCCTTCGAGCTCCTGCTGGAAAACCCGCTGCAGTTCTTTCGTGTCGAGGTGGCCGTGGAGGACGTCAACGACCACTCGCCGGTCTTTCCCGAGGAACGAGTCACTTTTCAGATCCCGGAAAGGGGAGACCCTGGTTCGCGTTTCCCCGTGGAGGCGGCTCAGGACCTGGACGTTGGCAGCAACAGTATCCAGGCTTACACTATTGCTCCCGAGAATGGATATTTTAGTGTCTCTTTCGGGACTCACAGTGACGATGACAAGTTTGTCGACTTGGTGTTAGATCAAACACTAGACAGagaggagcagccagagctgcttttcagtCTCATTGCTACAGACGGTGGCTCTCCACCTAGGAGCGGGACCACCCAAATCCACATCGTAGTTCTGGACGTAAATGACAACGCTCCTACATTCACACAGAAGTATTACATTGGACGTGTTTTGGAAAATGCCGCAATAGGTTCTGTAATTATCAGCGTTGTTGCAACAGATCCAGACATGGGACTGAATGGTGACATCTCCTATAGGTTCAGTAATGTTCTTGAGGACAGCCAGTCCACATTCACAATTGACAGTATGACTGGTGAAATTAGAGTAGCAAAAGCCCTGGACTTTGAGGCCACACAGAAACATGAGCTCAGTGTGAGAGCAACAGATGGTGGGGGCCTCTCGGCACTCTGCAAGGTGTTGGTGGAGGTGGTGGATGTGAACGACAATGCACCAGAGGTGGTGGTGAGTTCCttcagcagccccctccccgagAACATGGAGCCTGGGACAGTGGTAGCTGTATTTGCAGTGAGGGACCGGGATTCTGGTGTGAATGGGGAGATCAGCTGTGCCCTTGAAGACCAGCTCTCCTTCTCCCTGAGGCCAGCCTATAAGAATTATTACGAGCTGGTGACCATGAGCACGTTGGATCGGGAGGAGACATCTCAGTACCTTGTGGTCATCACAGCAGCAGACGCAGGATCTCCTCCTCTCACCACTACCCAGACCGTTACGGTGGACATCTCTGATGTCAATGACAATGCCCCTGTCTTCAACCAGACATCGTACACCATGTATGTGCGAGAGAACAATATCCCTGGAGTGCTTGTTGGGGCTGTCAGTGCAGTGGACTCAGATGCAGGACCCAATGCCAAGGTGACCTATTCCATGAGGCCTGTGCACCCCACTGAGCgggacccctgctcctgcatctcCGTGAACTCAGAGAACGGACATGTGTTTGTGCTGCGTCCACTGGACTATGAGCAGGTGAGGCAGCTTGAGGTGCTGGTGAGTGCCACTGATGCGGGgtcccctcccctcagcaccAATGTCACCGTCCGCCTTCTTGTGGTGGACGAGAACGACAATGCCCCACTGGTGTTGCACCCTGCTCAGGACAGCAGCCCGCCATCCAGTGAGCTGGTGCCAGCGTCGGCTGAGGTGGGGGACCTGGTCACCAAAGTGGTGGCTGTTGATGCGGACTCTGGTCAGAACTCGTGGCTTTCCTTCCACCTGCTGAGGGCCACAGACCCTGGGCTGTTTACTGTGGGTAGCCAAAATGGGGAGGTGCGTCTGAGGAGGCCAGTGACAGAGAGGGATGCTGTGAAGCAGAACCTTGAGGTGCTGGTGCGTGACAATGGGAGGCCACCTCTGTCGGCCACTGCAGCACTGAACGTACTCCTCCTTAATGGCCTCTCACAGGAACACctgccacagcaggagctggctgtgcaggaTGAAGACAGCTCCCTGACAATCTATTTAATCGTTTCACTGGTCTTtgtctccttcctcttcctcacatCTGTCGCCGCCTTTGTTGCTTGCAAGGTGTGCAAGAGAAAGGATCTTAAAGGAGGGCACATGCTGTATGGCACGGGCAACTTGCAGAGCAGTCTGGCtgatggggctgctgctgggaccctACCCCATGCCTATTGCTACGAGATCAACCTTACCACGGGGTCGGGCAACAGCGAGTTCAAGTTCCTGAAGCCCATCCTCCCCAGCCTGCCACCACAGCACTCTGGCACAGGCAGGGGTGTTGCTGACACAGAGGATTTCCCACCCGTACAGAACTCCATGGGGGATGCAGCCCTGGACATCTCTGGTACACCATCTGTTGGACACTTTAATGGCCTTCCCTTTAACTAG